The Solibacillus sp. FSL R7-0668 genome includes the window CAACCAATGCATTCGTGCGCATTCCATTTGTGTTAGAGGGAATGTGGCTAGGCATCATCGGTTCTATTATTCCGATTACGGTTGTATCTTTGGCCTACTACAAAATCCATGAATTACTTGCACCTCGCTTAAAAGGGGAGCTATTCCAAATTTTAAATACGACACCCTTACTGTACCAAGTGAACGGTTTGATTTTATTAATTGGTATTTTCATCGGTATATGGGGGAGCTTCATGTCTGTACGGAAATTTTTAAAGATCTAACATGCACCAACTCAAAAACGCAACTAGGTCGAAACAGAAGAGAAAATAATTAGGCGTTTAGGGGGAAATAGGTTTTGAAGAAGCAAAATACACGAACATTTAAACTACTAGCTGTATTATTCGCATGCGTATTATTCATTCAAATGCCAGCAGCCTACGCAGCAAGTTTAAGTGATTTGAAAAAAGAACGTAGCGAGCTTGAGGCTCAGAAAAAAGCACTAAACAATTCGTTAGAGCAAAAAAATAATGAATTAAAAACAAATCAAAATAAACAACAGCAATTGATTGCGCAATTAGAGCAAATTAGTGCAAAAATCAATACAACGAACCATGATATTGCGATCGTAAAGTATGATATTGAAATCGCTAATCAAGAAATTGCGGCGCTCGAACAAAGTATTGCAGAATTACAAGAAAAAATCGATCAACGTGACGCACTATTACGTGAGCGTGCACGTGCGATTCAAACAGGCGGTACCGTAAGCTATATTGATGTATTACTAGGGGCAAACAGCTTCGTAGATTTCATCGACCGTTTTTCAGCGGTCAGCACATTAATGGATGCCGACCGTCAAATTATGCGTGAGCAAAAAGAAGACCAAGAAAAGCTAGAAGTTCAAAAGGCTGAATTGCTGGAGAAAAAGAAAGAATTAGAAGCCAATAAAGCACAGCTTGAGAAATTAAGAGCAAGTCTTGAAGCGCAAAAGAAAGAAAAAAATAAAGTAGTGGACGAGCTTGAAAAAGAAGAAGCCCGTTTACATGAGCAAAAAGAAGCAATTGAAACGCATATTGATGAAAACATTGAACTAAGTAAAGAATTAGAAAGTGAAATTATGGCAGAGCGACGTCGTCTAGCGGAAATCGCGCGTAAAGAGGCCGAAGCTAAAAAGAAACTAGAAAATAACGCAGCATCATCAGGAAAATTACCAACTGTTTCGGCAGGTACATGGACAAGACCAGCTGCTGGGCGCTACACTTCTGGCTTTGGTCGACGTGATATTGGTCCCATCGGTAGTAAAAACCATTTAGGTGTGGATATTGCGAACGCCATCGGTACACCAGTAGTATCAGGTGCAGATGGGGTAGTATCCTATGTCGGTACAATGAATGGCTATGGTAAAGTCGTGATGGTTGAACATTCTATAGAAGGCAAATCTTTCACATCGGTTTATGCCCATTTAAGTGGCTTTACATCGAGCGTGGGTGATGTTGTATCAAAAGGGCAGCAAATTGCGAGAATGGGGAACACAGGGAACTCGACTGGTCCACATTTACATTTTGAAATTCACGTAGGTGGGTGGAACGGTAAACGTTCAAATGCCGTGAACCCGTTACGTTATATCTCTTTATAAAAAGGAATAAAAGGCAGAACTTTGAATTTTTGAAGTTTTGCCTTTTTCTTTTGAATATTTTGTTAACAGATATGATATGGTACTACTAGAGACAGAAAACGGGGTGTGAAGCATGAAGAAGAATATCGGCATCCTCATCGTGTTAGTGCTAGTGATAACGATGATTGGCACATATATAAAAAAAGAATTGGATGCAGACAAGCAAATTAGTGAAGGGGCACTTGGGAAAGAGGTCACATTAGATGGAACGGTTGGCTTAGAAAAAGGAAATATTGCGCCGGATTTTACATTGTATGATTTAGACGGGAAGCCACTTACATTGTCAGAATTAAAAGGCAAGCGTGTTGTGTTAAATTTCTGGGCTACATGGTGTCCGCCATGTGAGGCCGAAATGCCGCATATGCAGGAATACTATGAAAAATATAAAAAAGAGGACAATGTCGAAATTGTTGGTGTCAATTTGACCTTTGAAAGAGAAAAGGTGGAACGTGTCGAACAATTTTTAGAAAGCTATAAGATTACGTTTCCTATATTGTTAGAGCCAGACGCGTCAGTTGCCTCCATTTATAAAATTATTACGATTCCCTCGACGTTTATGATTGATACAGACGGACGCATCCAAAAACAAATTGTCGGTCCGCTCGATTTAGACGCATTGCGTGAAAATGTGACACAATTGAATTGATGATTGGGTATTGAGAACATGGTCAAGCGAATAGGAAGTAACTAATATGAAAATTTGATTCGACTCAAGTAGTATGAAATGATTCCTAGCTTCATAAGTTTTTATGGAGTGGAGGGAAGTTCGTGCGAAAAAGTCGAATTTTTTTATTGGTCATTGCTGTAGTTGTTGCGGTTGGCATTTTCTTTGGGTATAACAAGCTGCAAAAAAAGGATCAAAAGGAACAGGCGAATTTTGCCGTAGTCAACGAATTACATGACCTCATTACAGCTGAAACGGTGTATGATATTACGTCCGAAAAATTAGTTGAAGGTGCATTGCGGGGAATGGCAAATGCAATTAATGATCCGTATAGTACGTACTATACGGAGCAAGAGGCCGCTTTTAATAAGCAAACATTGGCAAGTGAACGTGTAGGCATTGGGCTGGAGCTATCAGAAGTAAACGGGAAATTTATTGTTGTAGCACCAGTGAAAGCATCGCCAGCAGAAAAAGCAGGAATTCGTCCGCTAGATGAGTTGGTGCAAGTGAATGATACTAGACTTGAAGGTATGACATTTAGTGAAGTGATGAAGCTTATGCAAGGGAAAGAGGGCGAAACATTGGAGCTCGTATTGTTTCGACCAGAGCTGGATAGTCATATAAAACTGTCGGTAAAGCGTGAAAAGCTAAAAAATACGACTGTCCAAACACAATTGCTGGAAGTGGAAGATGTAAAAATTGGTTATATTATGATTTCGTTATTTGCGGAAAAAACGGCGGAAGAATGGAAGAACGCATTGGATATTTTGTTTGAAAAGGATATTGAGGGCCTGATCATTGATGTGCGCGATAACCCAGGTGGTTATTTACATAGCGTTGCACAAATGATGAGTATGTTTGAAAAAAAGGAAACGATTTTTGCGTATATGCAAAATCATGAAGGGGCAACAGAGCCGCTCAAAACAAAATCAAGTGAAGCATTTGAGCCATATGCCAAGCAATTACAGTCAATGCCAATTATAATCTTACAAAATGAAGGTAGTGCCTCTGCCAGTGAAGTATTTGCTGGTGCCTTGCAGGATTGGAAGCGCGCGGTGTTAATTGGTGTGACAAGCTTCGGAAAAGGTACGGTACAGCAAACGTGGGAACTACAAAATGGTGGAGAAGTCAAGCTTTCAACAAATAAATGGCTAACACCATCTAAGCGCTGGATTCATCAAGTCGGTATTGAACCGGATTTGGAAGTGGAGCAGCACCCACTTTTTAAAATGGAGCAAAAACTACTCAAAGGACGTTTTGAAGTAGGGGAATATAGTGAGGAACTGGCTTATAGTCAACGTGTGCTAAGTGAGCTTGGCTATAATATTGGACGAACGGATGGTTTCTTTGACATGGATACGGCCAATGAAGTGGAAAAGTTCCGTAAAAAATATGACCTACAAGATGGTAGACATGTGGATGAGGTATTTTTCAGAGAGCTGACGGCGCAGCTACAAAAATTCAAACAAGATCCAGTGAACGATATGCAATTACAAATGGGTGTGAGTTTTATTATGCATCAATTGGAATAATAGAGGGCTAATGTACTAGGTAAAGGCA containing:
- a CDS encoding murein hydrolase activator EnvC family protein, yielding MKKQNTRTFKLLAVLFACVLFIQMPAAYAASLSDLKKERSELEAQKKALNNSLEQKNNELKTNQNKQQQLIAQLEQISAKINTTNHDIAIVKYDIEIANQEIAALEQSIAELQEKIDQRDALLRERARAIQTGGTVSYIDVLLGANSFVDFIDRFSAVSTLMDADRQIMREQKEDQEKLEVQKAELLEKKKELEANKAQLEKLRASLEAQKKEKNKVVDELEKEEARLHEQKEAIETHIDENIELSKELESEIMAERRRLAEIARKEAEAKKKLENNAASSGKLPTVSAGTWTRPAAGRYTSGFGRRDIGPIGSKNHLGVDIANAIGTPVVSGADGVVSYVGTMNGYGKVVMVEHSIEGKSFTSVYAHLSGFTSSVGDVVSKGQQIARMGNTGNSTGPHLHFEIHVGGWNGKRSNAVNPLRYISL
- a CDS encoding peroxiredoxin family protein is translated as MKKNIGILIVLVLVITMIGTYIKKELDADKQISEGALGKEVTLDGTVGLEKGNIAPDFTLYDLDGKPLTLSELKGKRVVLNFWATWCPPCEAEMPHMQEYYEKYKKEDNVEIVGVNLTFEREKVERVEQFLESYKITFPILLEPDASVASIYKIITIPSTFMIDTDGRIQKQIVGPLDLDALRENVTQLN
- a CDS encoding S41 family peptidase, which produces MRKSRIFLLVIAVVVAVGIFFGYNKLQKKDQKEQANFAVVNELHDLITAETVYDITSEKLVEGALRGMANAINDPYSTYYTEQEAAFNKQTLASERVGIGLELSEVNGKFIVVAPVKASPAEKAGIRPLDELVQVNDTRLEGMTFSEVMKLMQGKEGETLELVLFRPELDSHIKLSVKREKLKNTTVQTQLLEVEDVKIGYIMISLFAEKTAEEWKNALDILFEKDIEGLIIDVRDNPGGYLHSVAQMMSMFEKKETIFAYMQNHEGATEPLKTKSSEAFEPYAKQLQSMPIIILQNEGSASASEVFAGALQDWKRAVLIGVTSFGKGTVQQTWELQNGGEVKLSTNKWLTPSKRWIHQVGIEPDLEVEQHPLFKMEQKLLKGRFEVGEYSEELAYSQRVLSELGYNIGRTDGFFDMDTANEVEKFRKKYDLQDGRHVDEVFFRELTAQLQKFKQDPVNDMQLQMGVSFIMHQLE